From one Paenibacillus sp. FSL K6-1330 genomic stretch:
- a CDS encoding AMP-dependent synthetase and ligase, producing the protein MYQMNNNNSQISQQIRQCEQILQQLTQQTQQGSAMYQQLMQQEQQNAARLEELAQRERQAAQMIQSALQGHQQAMQQYQQISQIVRQVENSVQAHNQTQHIQPSFGQQGFPNTHQGQGFQ; encoded by the coding sequence ATGTATCAAATGAATAACAACAACTCGCAAATTTCGCAGCAAATTCGTCAGTGCGAGCAAATTCTTCAGCAGTTGACCCAGCAAACACAGCAGGGTTCGGCTATGTACCAGCAACTGATGCAGCAAGAGCAGCAAAATGCAGCCCGCCTGGAAGAGCTCGCTCAACGTGAGCGTCAAGCGGCACAGATGATCCAGTCTGCCCTTCAAGGACATCAACAGGCGATGCAGCAGTATCAGCAAATCTCCCAAATCGTTAGACAAGTCGAGAATTCCGTGCAAGCTCACAACCAAACACAACACATTCAGCCTTCATTTGGCCAACAGGGTTTTCCTAACACACACCAAGGCCAAGGCTTCCAATAA
- a CDS encoding GAF domain-containing protein, translated as MFQNTPYEGTRSEQYAQVLNQLKALIHDEPNAIANLSNASALLKQFLSDTNWVGFYLYDGKELVLGPFQGLPACIRIPMNRGVCGTAAAEQTTLLVADVHEFPGHIACDAASNSEIVVPIMVDGALYGVLDIDSPLKNRFDQEDQAFLEEFVHILEGQLTL; from the coding sequence ATGTTTCAAAACACACCTTACGAAGGCACCCGAAGCGAGCAATATGCCCAGGTCCTGAACCAGTTAAAAGCACTTATACACGATGAGCCCAATGCCATTGCCAATTTGTCCAATGCCTCGGCGCTGCTCAAGCAGTTTCTGTCCGATACAAATTGGGTCGGCTTCTATCTCTATGATGGTAAAGAACTGGTGCTCGGGCCGTTCCAAGGACTGCCCGCTTGCATTCGGATTCCAATGAATCGTGGCGTTTGCGGCACGGCTGCGGCTGAACAGACGACACTGCTAGTTGCCGACGTACATGAATTCCCCGGGCACATTGCCTGTGATGCAGCTTCGAACAGCGAGATTGTTGTTCCGATCATGGTGGATGGCGCACTGTATGGCGTTCTCGATATCGATAGTCCGCTAAAGAACCGTTTCGATCAGGAGGATCAAGCTTTTCTGGAGGAGTTTGTCCATATATTGGAAGGTCAGCTCACTTTATAA